The sequence below is a genomic window from Dissulfuribacter thermophilus.
TGTTCTAACATATTACCCCGCTCTTGATACTAGTAGACTATATCGATCCAGGTTGTAGGATAAATTCCTTAACCCTATCTTGATCCAAGCTCGCGCTAATCCTATGGTTCGAACAATCAGTGTCCCCGCTCTTTGAAGCTGGACTCCAAATACGTGTTCTATCCTGGAACGTATCCTAGATTTCGTCCGGTTCCCTCGCTTCTCTTTTTGCGTCAGTTTGTCATAACGACAGCCCTTCCGCTGAATGTGTTCTTTAAATCCATTGAGGCATAAATACAAAAGATTCTTCCTGCTCCTATAGGCAGAGTCAGCCCATACCTTACGGCTTGTGTTATGATCATCCAAAACATCCTTCAATACTTGACCGTCATGCACAGATGCATCTGTCACTACAAATTTCCTGATAAATTTATGCTCTACATCTATGGAAACATGGTTCTTGTACCCAAAATATGCTTTTCCATGCTTTCTTGTCCAGCGAGCCTCTGTGTCCTTTTGCCTACGTTGGGCATCGGACCATCCATCCACTTCCTCACCAGATTTAATCTTGGCATTCTGATCACGATTGTTCTTCTGCTTTGGAACAGATACTATACTGGCATCCACTATTTGGC
It includes:
- a CDS encoding IS5 family transposase, whose translation is MQQIGMFDVSIRLNKIDQNGDPLKRLNEVVNWETFRPILEKIRQKKRKSNAGRKPFDVVLMFKILILQSLYNLSDDATEMQILDRLSFMRFLGLGIGDRVPDAKTIWLFREQLKEAGILPELFHQFDSFLRKHGFEARKGQIVDASIVSVPKQKNNRDQNAKIKSGEEVDGWSDAQRRQKDTEARWTRKHGKAYFGYKNHVSIDVEHKFIRKFVVTDASVHDGQVLKDVLDDHNTSRKVWADSAYRSRKNLLYLCLNGFKEHIQRKGCRYDKLTQKEKRGNRTKSRIRSRIEHVFGVQLQRAGTLIVRTIGLARAWIKIGLRNLSYNLDRYSLLVSRAG